The following proteins are co-located in the Spinactinospora alkalitolerans genome:
- a CDS encoding alpha/beta fold hydrolase, translated as MSHDLVPDAQACTIEHAAMTFDALAAGPADGPLVLFLHGFPEFATSWRSQIAAAARAGYRAVAVDQRGYSPGARPARTADYAVADLVTDVFAFADALGAERFHLVGHDWGGVLAWPAAARRPERLITLSVLSTPHPKALTEAAATSAEQRERLAYIQLFRQEGKAEDVLLKDGAAGLGAVYEGRVPEDLVADNVRRLREPGALTAALNWYRALRGADSEVPAITVPTLYAWGEDDLAFTALAAEKTASWVSGPYEYAPLPGASHWLPEEDPARVTGPLLKHLGAHA; from the coding sequence ATGTCCCACGACCTCGTCCCCGATGCCCAAGCGTGCACGATCGAGCACGCCGCCATGACCTTCGACGCCCTGGCCGCCGGCCCGGCCGACGGGCCGCTGGTGCTGTTCCTGCACGGCTTTCCCGAGTTCGCGACCTCCTGGAGGTCCCAGATCGCCGCAGCGGCCCGGGCCGGCTACCGGGCGGTCGCCGTGGACCAGCGGGGCTACTCCCCCGGGGCCCGCCCGGCGCGGACGGCCGACTACGCGGTGGCCGACCTGGTCACCGACGTGTTCGCCTTCGCCGACGCGCTCGGCGCCGAGCGCTTCCACCTGGTGGGCCACGACTGGGGCGGCGTGCTGGCCTGGCCGGCCGCCGCGCGCCGCCCCGAACGGCTGATCACGCTGAGCGTGCTGTCGACGCCGCACCCCAAGGCGCTGACCGAGGCGGCGGCGACCTCGGCGGAGCAGCGCGAACGCCTGGCCTACATCCAGCTCTTCCGCCAGGAGGGCAAGGCCGAGGACGTGCTGCTGAAGGACGGCGCGGCCGGGCTCGGCGCGGTCTACGAGGGGCGGGTGCCCGAGGACCTCGTCGCCGACAACGTGCGCCGGCTGCGCGAGCCCGGCGCGCTGACGGCGGCGCTGAACTGGTACCGGGCGCTGCGCGGCGCCGATTCGGAGGTGCCGGCGATCACCGTGCCGACCCTGTACGCCTGGGGCGAGGACGACCTGGCCTTCACCGCCCTGGCCGCCGAGAAGACGGCGTCGTGGGTGAGCGGCCCCTACGAGTACGCGCCCCTGCCCGGGGCGAGCCACTGGCTGCCCGAGGAGGACCCGGCCCGGGTGACCGGCCCCCTCCTGAAGCACCTGGGCGCGCACGCCTGA
- a CDS encoding DUF3099 domain-containing protein, with the protein MKRRVRRYGWLMGACLTLFAGSLPVWYLFGTGWAVAMCLVAMVIPPIAVIIANSSDPTDPADHDARYGPNAEE; encoded by the coding sequence ATGAAACGGCGAGTCCGCCGCTACGGGTGGCTCATGGGGGCCTGTCTGACGCTGTTCGCCGGGTCGCTGCCGGTGTGGTACCTGTTCGGCACCGGCTGGGCGGTGGCGATGTGCCTGGTGGCGATGGTGATCCCGCCGATCGCGGTGATCATCGCCAACTCCTCCGACCCCACCGACCCCGCCGACCACGACGCCCGCTACGGCCCCAACGCCGAGGAGTAG
- a CDS encoding pyridoxal-phosphate-dependent aminotransferase family protein has product MALTERTLLGPGPSNPYPEATAGLSAPLLGHLDPEFIGLLERTCDRLRAVWGTANPLTLPLSGTGSIGMEAAFANTVRRGDVAVIAVNGLFGARMCEVAARYGAEVVRVDHAWGEPVDVERVLAAHPAPAIVAAVHAETSTGVRSDIAALGAALRERSPEALLLADCVTSLGGTEIALDAWGVDIAYSGTQKCLGVAPGLAPFSFSERAWQRRVTAPPIWYLDLGLLGAYVRGGPGGRTYHHTAPVAMIASLDAALERIAEEGVDAVAERHRAAGRRLQEGLVEMGLELFAAEGHRLPQLTTVRVPGDVDSAKVREQLLTEYGIEIGAGAGEYASSVWRIGLMGHNARMDRAELVLGALRRVLRR; this is encoded by the coding sequence ATGGCTTTGACCGAGCGCACCCTCCTCGGCCCCGGGCCGAGCAACCCCTACCCCGAGGCGACCGCGGGGCTGTCGGCACCGCTGCTGGGCCACCTGGACCCCGAGTTCATCGGCCTCCTGGAGCGGACCTGCGACCGGCTGCGCGCCGTATGGGGCACCGCCAACCCCCTGACGCTGCCGCTGTCGGGGACCGGATCCATCGGCATGGAGGCCGCGTTCGCCAACACCGTGCGGCGCGGTGACGTCGCCGTGATCGCGGTCAACGGCCTCTTCGGCGCGCGCATGTGCGAGGTCGCGGCCCGCTACGGCGCCGAGGTCGTGCGCGTCGACCACGCGTGGGGCGAGCCCGTCGACGTCGAACGCGTCCTGGCCGCGCACCCGGCCCCCGCGATCGTGGCCGCGGTGCACGCCGAGACCTCCACCGGCGTGCGCAGCGACATCGCCGCGCTCGGCGCGGCGCTGCGGGAGCGCTCGCCCGAGGCGCTGCTGCTGGCCGACTGCGTGACCTCGCTGGGCGGCACCGAGATCGCACTGGACGCGTGGGGCGTCGACATCGCCTACTCCGGCACCCAGAAGTGCCTGGGGGTCGCCCCGGGCCTGGCGCCGTTCAGCTTCTCCGAGCGGGCCTGGCAGCGGCGGGTGACGGCGCCGCCGATCTGGTACCTCGACCTCGGCCTGCTCGGCGCCTACGTGCGCGGCGGCCCCGGCGGGCGCACCTACCACCACACCGCGCCGGTGGCGATGATCGCGTCGCTGGACGCCGCGCTGGAGCGGATCGCCGAAGAGGGCGTGGACGCCGTCGCCGAGCGCCACCGGGCTGCGGGCCGGCGGCTGCAGGAGGGCCTGGTCGAGATGGGCCTGGAGCTGTTCGCCGCCGAGGGCCACCGCCTGCCGCAGCTGACGACGGTGCGGGTGCCCGGCGACGTCGATTCGGCGAAGGTCCGCGAGCAGCTGCTCACCGAGTACGGCATCGAGATCGGCGCGGGCGCCGGCGAGTACGCGTCCTCGGTGTGGCGGATCGGGCTGATGGGCCACAACGCCCGGATGGACCGCGCCGAGCTGGTGCTGGGCGCGCTGCGCCGGGTGCTGCGGCGCTGA
- a CDS encoding oxygenase MpaB family protein produces the protein MRPTVAPPESVTWRVQTDRAMWVAGVRGLMLQALHPVAMQGVWQRSDFMDDPIGRLLRTADFVATTTYGSPEEAEELGRRVRAVHRRLRFTDPATGRGHRADDPDLLVWVHCAEVVSYLEVVMRAGLRLTRAEADRYFAEQTATAGYVGLDPGDVPGSVAQMRRYLAGVRPRLRATEEAAAAVRFLLWPKIPRRLRWLVPLKPLWLPVGSLAYYALPGWARREYRVLPELPGGQAAATAALRGLRAGLNATPDPIYDRLFDEVTVWRAAAARERLAAAGYDVSGGFVGLRHPRTWPARARGRPSPA, from the coding sequence GTGAGACCGACCGTCGCCCCGCCCGAGAGCGTCACCTGGCGGGTCCAGACCGACCGGGCCATGTGGGTCGCCGGGGTCCGGGGTCTCATGCTGCAGGCGCTGCACCCCGTCGCGATGCAGGGCGTGTGGCAGCGCTCGGACTTCATGGACGACCCCATCGGGCGGCTGCTGCGCACCGCCGACTTCGTCGCCACCACCACCTACGGCAGCCCCGAGGAGGCCGAGGAGCTGGGCCGGCGGGTGCGCGCGGTGCACCGGCGGCTGCGCTTCACCGACCCCGCCACCGGTCGCGGCCACCGGGCCGACGATCCCGACCTGCTGGTCTGGGTCCACTGCGCCGAAGTGGTCTCCTATCTGGAGGTCGTGATGCGGGCCGGACTGCGGCTCACCCGGGCCGAGGCCGACCGCTACTTCGCCGAGCAGACCGCCACCGCCGGATACGTCGGGCTCGACCCCGGCGACGTGCCCGGCTCGGTCGCGCAGATGCGCCGCTACCTCGCCGGCGTCCGCCCGCGGCTGAGGGCCACCGAGGAGGCCGCGGCGGCCGTGCGGTTCCTGCTGTGGCCCAAGATCCCCCGGCGGCTGAGGTGGCTGGTCCCGCTCAAACCGCTGTGGCTGCCCGTCGGCTCCCTGGCCTACTACGCGCTGCCCGGCTGGGCGCGGCGGGAGTACCGCGTCCTGCCCGAGCTCCCCGGGGGGCAGGCCGCGGCGACGGCGGCCCTGCGCGGCCTGCGCGCGGGCCTGAACGCCACGCCCGACCCGATCTATGACCGGCTCTTCGACGAGGTCACGGTCTGGCGCGCCGCGGCGGCCCGCGAGCGGCTGGCCGCGGCCGGCTACGACGTCAGCGGCGGCTTCGTCGGCCTGAGGCATCCCCGGACCTGGCCCGCTCGCGCACGCGGGCGCCCCTCGCCGGCCTGA
- a CDS encoding response regulator translates to MTIRVVLADDQAVVRAGFTVILESEGDIAVVGAAADGAEAVRVAEETRPDLVLMDVRMPGLDGIAATERLAGSAVRDPLAVLVITTFDLDEYVFAALRAGACGFLLKDVEPDRLVEAVRVVASGQGLVAPQVTRRLISEFARTARPALRTGPVPRLTERERDILVLVARGLSNAEISESLFVSVSTVKTHVANLLTKLGCRDRVQAVVYAYERGIVQPGP, encoded by the coding sequence GTGACCATCCGCGTGGTACTCGCCGATGACCAGGCCGTCGTGCGGGCCGGCTTCACGGTGATCCTGGAGTCCGAGGGCGACATCGCGGTCGTCGGTGCCGCCGCCGACGGCGCCGAGGCCGTCCGGGTCGCCGAGGAGACCCGCCCCGACCTCGTCCTCATGGACGTGCGCATGCCGGGGCTCGACGGCATCGCCGCGACCGAGCGGCTCGCCGGGTCCGCCGTCCGCGATCCGCTCGCGGTGCTCGTCATCACGACCTTCGACCTCGACGAGTACGTGTTCGCCGCCCTGCGCGCGGGGGCCTGCGGGTTCCTGCTCAAGGACGTGGAACCCGACCGGCTCGTGGAGGCGGTCCGGGTCGTGGCCTCGGGGCAGGGGCTGGTCGCGCCGCAGGTGACCCGCCGGCTCATCTCCGAATTCGCCCGGACGGCGCGGCCGGCCCTCCGTACCGGGCCGGTGCCCAGGCTCACCGAGCGGGAACGGGACATCCTCGTGCTGGTCGCCCGCGGCCTGTCCAACGCCGAGATCTCGGAGTCGCTCTTCGTCAGCGTCTCCACCGTCAAGACCCACGTGGCCAACCTGCTCACCAAGCTGGGCTGCCGCGACCGCGTCCAGGCCGTCGTCTACGCCTACGAGCGCGGAATCGTCCAACCCGGCCCCTGA
- a CDS encoding GNAT family N-acetyltransferase, with protein sequence MTVGEVRRGADGSGGDPGGGPGGGPAIRAVAVTDPAARPMISDLIAEYTDRYGAEAAREEMAAHPASDFAAPHGAFLLAVARGAAVAGGAFRRFDPRTAELKRIWTAATHRRRGLGRRIVAALEAEAAARGYTRVFLTTGPHQPEAVALYAGLGYRLLETEGTDEAGRRRYYAFDKELGPDPDGA encoded by the coding sequence ATGACGGTGGGCGAGGTGCGGCGCGGCGCGGACGGATCCGGCGGCGACCCCGGCGGCGGCCCGGGCGGCGGCCCCGCCATCCGGGCCGTCGCGGTGACCGACCCCGCGGCCCGGCCCATGATCAGCGACCTGATCGCCGAGTACACCGACCGCTACGGCGCCGAGGCCGCGCGCGAGGAGATGGCCGCCCACCCCGCGTCCGACTTCGCCGCCCCGCACGGCGCGTTCCTGCTTGCGGTGGCCCGCGGAGCGGCCGTGGCCGGCGGCGCCTTCCGCCGGTTCGACCCGCGCACCGCCGAACTCAAGCGGATCTGGACCGCCGCGACCCACCGCCGCCGCGGCCTGGGGCGGCGCATCGTGGCCGCCCTGGAGGCCGAGGCGGCCGCGCGCGGCTACACCCGGGTGTTCTTGACGACGGGTCCGCACCAGCCCGAGGCCGTCGCGCTGTATGCGGGGCTGGGCTACCGGCTGCTCGAAACCGAGGGCACCGACGAGGCCGGGCGCCGCCGCTACTACGCCTTCGACAAGGAGTTGGGGCCGGACCCGGACGGTGCGTGA
- a CDS encoding DUF418 domain-containing protein — MADRPAPPAAGAPAPAAPGARIEALDALRGFALCGIVFINIPQTMEMFAYAGQMPDGLRLFVLGRFYPIFFLLFGVGFGIFFRSAIRRTDRPRVLLVRRFVALAVLGAVLHLLQPGEVLLPFAVAGLVVLLPLSLLRGRAVLVAGVLLTVAGLLAGVGGLGLLPGLFALGFALAELRVPETLHERSAQLAAVAAAAVAAALVSAGLAFADLPDTAQIRIGMALSVSMAAAYAALFLLLLRTPAAPLLLRALAPMGRMALTNYFSAALLFVPIGAALGLRGSADWATASLLGAAILVVQGVWSILWLQRFDYGPLEWAWRCVTYWRPLPIRGRRGPRPVQRAHGA, encoded by the coding sequence ATGGCAGACCGACCGGCCCCGCCCGCTGCCGGGGCTCCCGCTCCCGCTGCGCCCGGTGCCCGCATCGAGGCTCTCGACGCCCTGCGCGGTTTCGCGCTCTGCGGGATCGTCTTCATCAACATCCCGCAGACCATGGAGATGTTCGCCTACGCCGGCCAAATGCCGGACGGACTGCGGCTGTTCGTCCTCGGCCGCTTCTACCCGATCTTCTTCCTGCTGTTCGGCGTCGGCTTCGGCATCTTCTTCCGCTCCGCGATCCGGCGTACGGACAGGCCGCGGGTGCTGCTGGTCCGGCGGTTCGTCGCCCTGGCGGTCCTGGGCGCGGTCCTGCACCTGCTGCAACCGGGCGAGGTGCTGCTGCCGTTCGCGGTGGCCGGCCTGGTCGTCCTGCTGCCGTTGAGCCTCCTGCGCGGGCGCGCCGTCCTGGTCGCCGGGGTGCTCCTCACCGTGGCGGGGCTGCTGGCCGGCGTCGGCGGCCTGGGACTGCTCCCCGGCCTGTTCGCCCTGGGGTTCGCGCTGGCCGAGCTGCGGGTGCCGGAGACGCTGCACGAGCGGAGTGCGCAGCTGGCCGCGGTCGCCGCCGCGGCGGTGGCCGCCGCCCTGGTCTCGGCCGGGCTCGCCTTCGCCGACCTGCCCGACACCGCCCAGATCCGGATCGGCATGGCGCTGTCGGTGTCGATGGCCGCGGCCTACGCCGCGCTGTTCCTCCTGCTGCTGCGCACGCCGGCGGCGCCGCTGCTCCTCCGGGCGCTGGCCCCCATGGGCAGGATGGCGCTGACCAACTACTTCTCCGCCGCCCTGCTGTTCGTCCCGATCGGGGCGGCGCTGGGGCTGCGCGGCTCCGCCGACTGGGCGACCGCGTCGCTGCTGGGCGCCGCGATCCTGGTCGTGCAGGGGGTCTGGAGTATCCTTTGGCTGCAGAGATTCGATTACGGCCCCCTGGAGTGGGCGTGGCGGTGCGTCACCTACTGGCGACCGCTGCCGATCCGGGGACGGCGAGGGCCGCGGCCGGTGCAACGAGCACACGGAGCGTGA
- a CDS encoding sensor histidine kinase: MTWWRDRSARLGIRTATGRDTAAAAVLAAVGLSRLPLVTVLAPAPPFALWALFAGHLLATLDFGTIAVRRSHPRAALVIATVIPLVSAVLPTRPPLIGVGLAVCSYTVAALLPRREAAPLIAACLAAHVLGGVAVASAGGDLGGLLTFWGAAHGDLLDRVVAPAAPYLVAALIGSYARTRRAYAAEHTARLEREREERARAAVTEERTRIARELHDIAAHDLSAIVVQAGAADRLLDQDPDAARAVLRGIREQGRETLTALRGLVGIMRGDPRADGPGDDPGHDDRAPQPTLARLDELVRRARDSGMRVEVEARGAPRPLPPAVDLAASRIVQEGLANARRHAPGATVTLSTVFDEEELRVAVRNTPAREPAWNDSSPGGHGLLGMRERVLHAGGSLIAGPLAAGGWRVEARFTVPAPERP; the protein is encoded by the coding sequence ATGACCTGGTGGCGTGACCGGTCGGCGCGGCTGGGGATCCGCACGGCCACCGGCCGGGACACCGCGGCCGCGGCCGTGCTCGCGGCGGTGGGGCTGTCCCGGCTGCCCCTGGTCACCGTCCTCGCCCCTGCCCCGCCCTTCGCGCTCTGGGCGCTGTTCGCCGGCCACCTGCTCGCCACGCTCGACTTCGGCACCATCGCCGTCCGCCGCAGCCACCCCCGCGCCGCGCTGGTGATCGCAACGGTGATCCCGCTGGTGAGCGCCGTCCTGCCCACCCGCCCGCCGCTGATCGGTGTGGGGCTGGCCGTCTGCTCCTACACCGTCGCCGCCCTGCTGCCGCGGCGCGAGGCCGCCCCGCTGATCGCCGCGTGCCTGGCGGCGCACGTGCTCGGCGGGGTCGCCGTGGCGAGTGCGGGGGGCGACCTCGGCGGGCTGCTGACGTTCTGGGGCGCGGCCCACGGAGACCTCCTGGACAGGGTCGTCGCGCCGGCGGCGCCCTACCTCGTGGCGGCCCTGATCGGCTCCTACGCGCGGACCCGGCGGGCCTACGCCGCCGAGCACACCGCCCGCCTCGAACGGGAGCGGGAGGAGCGCGCCCGCGCCGCGGTGACCGAGGAGCGCACCCGGATCGCCCGCGAGCTGCACGACATCGCCGCCCACGACCTGTCGGCGATCGTCGTCCAGGCGGGAGCCGCCGACCGCCTGCTCGACCAGGACCCCGACGCCGCCAGGGCCGTCCTGCGCGGAATCCGCGAACAGGGGCGCGAGACCCTCACGGCGCTGCGCGGCCTGGTCGGGATCATGCGCGGCGATCCCCGCGCGGACGGCCCCGGCGACGACCCCGGCCATGACGACCGCGCCCCGCAGCCGACGCTGGCCCGCCTGGACGAGCTCGTGCGGCGCGCCCGCGACAGCGGCATGCGCGTGGAGGTGGAGGCCCGCGGCGCGCCGCGTCCGCTGCCGCCCGCCGTCGACCTCGCCGCCTCCCGTATCGTCCAGGAGGGGCTGGCCAACGCCCGCAGGCACGCGCCGGGGGCGACGGTGACCCTGTCGACGGTCTTCGACGAGGAGGAGCTGCGCGTGGCCGTGCGCAACACACCGGCGAGGGAACCCGCGTGGAACGACTCCTCGCCCGGCGGGCACGGGCTGCTGGGCATGCGCGAACGCGTGCTGCACGCCGGCGGCAGCCTCATCGCCGGCCCCCTGGCCGCGGGGGGCTGGCGGGTGGAGGCCCGCTTCACCGTCCCGGCACCGGAGCGGCCGTGA